From Triticum urartu cultivar G1812 chromosome 2, Tu2.1, whole genome shotgun sequence, a single genomic window includes:
- the LOC125533821 gene encoding ethylene-responsive transcription factor ERF025-like, with amino-acid sequence MSGHGSSGKHPFYRGIRSRCGKWVSEIREPRKARRIWLGTFPTAEMAAVAYDVAAQALRGPDAALNFPALAATRRAPASASADDIRAAAAAAAVSVQHDRAGGGIAPAAAGSALQLQQQLSGGSAAAASASGAAQQDQAGIGFNQFFLDEEALFETPQFLRSMAAGMMMSPPRLSPDSSDESPDPSEAGESLWSYRDP; translated from the coding sequence ATGTCTGGGCATGGGTCGTCGGGCAAGCACCCCTTCTACCGCGGCATCCGGAGCCGGTGCGGGAAGTGGGTCTCGGAGATCCGGGAGCCGCGAAAGGCCCGCCGCATCTGGCTCGGTACCTTCCCGACGGCCGAGATGGCCGCCGTGGCCTACGACGTGGCCGCCCAGGCGCTGCGCGGGCCCGACGCGGCGCTCAACTTCCCCGCCTTGGCCGCCACGCGCCGCGCCCCGGCGTCCGCCTCCGCGGACGACATCCGCGCGGCGGCGGCCGCCGCAGCCGTCTCCGTCCAGCACGATCGCGCCGGCGGCGGCATTGCCCCCGCGGCTGCTGGATCCGCACTGCAGCTGCAGCAGCAGCTGAGCGGGGGCAGTGCCGCCGCTGCCTCGGCGAGCGGCGCGGCCCAGCAGGATCAAGCCGGCATTGGGTTCAACCAGTTCTTCCTGGACGAGGAGGCGCTCTTCGAGACGCCGCAGTTCCTGCGCAGcatggccgccgggatgatgatgAGCCCCCCAAGGCTCAGCCCCGACTCCTCCGACGAATCGCCGGACCCTTCCGAGGCCGGGGAGAGCCTCTGGAGCTACCGCGACCCGTAG